ATACTTAAAAAGTAATggtaggaagactaaatttatagataaaattCACAAACTAAATTATATGTCGCCAAtaacaaatgaacatgtttatcaacgcttaaataataattcaatcatcaactttcatgtcgttttatttacaaaattttgtgtacatgtttaatctctctagcattactcatatctAAGTAACTTCTTCTAATGGTTCTCTCAACTCCGACTTAGAAAGCCCCACGTGCCATTCATGTGTTGAGTCTCAACCACCTCAGACTACCAAAATTTGTATTATAGCCACCGGGTCTGACCTGAACAACATCTTCTCCCAGACTCTCCCCTCAGATCCTCCTCTTGAAGGTAACTAAAatcttttttcatttatttaggGTTAGCCGGTTTGAAAATcatttcagttttcaattttcagttttcagttttcatattttgaaaagtGAAAACTCGTTTGGTAACTGTTTATGTTCGTTGAAGCAAAACCAGTACAATTCTTTTTGGTTGGATTTCATCtgagttttaattgattgtttCGTTGATCGATTACTGTAGGTGTTCTtgtatttttcttaaatttattcATTTGGTGATTGTGAATTGTTCAATACCTGTACAGAACTGGAAACCAAATATCGAAATATGAATAGGGTTAGCTAGAACTTTTTCAAGAATAATTATTCAGTGGGTTAAGTATTGTTACGTAGATTATCGGTTGATTACGAAGAACAAAAAGTGTGCCTTAAGTTTCATCCAACTGTCCATTAGTCAGACTTAGAAGGGTAAAAATTTCCTTTCGGTTCTTATCAAGGTTTGACAATTCGAGTTGTAGCTGGAATGGATTGAAGACAGTAGTACGATGATATATACATGCTCGAAGTCATATAATTTTAATCAAACGATAGGAAGGGAAACTGATTTCTTCGTGTGTTTGATTCTTCAGACTGCTATCCAATGGCTCAACCTATGGAGATATCACAATCCGGTGCATTTGTGAGAGCTCCTTCTGTTTTTCGTAACTTTATTTCACGGGACCCAAATTCGCAGTTTCCGGCAGAACCTGGGAGATATCATCTGTATATATCATATCTTTGCCCTTGGGCTTGTAGGTGCCTGGCATACTTGAAACTCAAAGGACTTGAGAAAGCCATCAGCTTTACGGTAGAGCACTTtatattagattattacttattAGGTTTTCATTGCAAGAGACAAGTTAATCTTGTATATCTGCTTGTTTTGCTCAGTCGGTCAAACCGAAATGggaaagaacaaaagaaagtgATGAGCATATGGGGTGGGTTTTTCCTGCTTCAGATACCGAGGTAGCTGGAGCTGAACCTGACCCTTTGAACGGAGCAAAAACTATTAGAGAACTTTACGATCTTGCAAGCACTCATTATACCGGAAAGTACACAGTTCCAGTATGTTCACTCATATAAGTggtcttttcatttttctttcctttcgcTTTTGTTATTCTGGTTATTGCTCTCTTCTGGAACTAAGTGATTGATCTTTTCACttttgtaggttctatgggataaaaaacttaaaacaatTGTCAACAATGAGAGTTCAGAGATTATTCGTATGTTTAATACCGAATTCAACGACATAGCTGAAAACGCATCTTTGGACTTGTATCCTCCTCACTTGCAATCTCAGATTGATCAGACGAATGAATGGATATATAACATGATAAATAACGGTGTCTATAAATGTGGGTTTGCGAGGAAGCAGGAGCCTTATGACGAGGTATGTTTTGCAAGCTGTAATTAGTTTCGACTGTGTAGGTTCTGGTGTTTACATTCTCTTTAAGGACTATTTGTAATTAGTTTCACTGGttaatctctctcttctcaggCTGTGAAAGAATTGTTCGAAGCTTTGGATAAATGCGAGGAGATACTTAGCAAGCAACGCTACCTGTGTGGGAACacaatgtctgaagcagatatTCGGTTGTTTGTCACTCTTATAAGATTCGACGAGGTACTGATGCTTGTTTCCTCACTCAAGATTTTATATTGTCAGAAAATTCTGCCAGTTTCTTCTGCACCGACGTTGTTACGTTGTCTTTAACGATTCAATTTTTTCCCATTGATGGCAGGCTTACGCAGTCAACTTCAAGTGCAACAAGAAACTGCTACGAGAATACCCGAATTTGTTTAACTACACGAAAGATATCTTCCAAGTTCCTGGAGTGAGCAGCACAGTCAACATAGATCACATAAAGCGAGGCTATTACAACATTGCGGCTATCAATCCATTCGGAATAATTCCTGTCGGCCCACATATCGACTACTCTTCTCCTCATGACAGAGACAGGTTTTCTACATAGTTTGTGTACACTGCAGCTTGCAGATCAAACTACATATGATATGTAACATATCGTTTGTGTGTTGAGGTtgtgcgttttttttttttccatttgtaACTCGTGCTTTTGTATTTTTGAACCTTGCATCTTAACTTTTGTCAATAAGAGTTGAGCTTTATCTAGTTATAAATCATGCTTTTCTCACACTCGAAATACACGTTGCTGACTACCGTTAACTATGAGCTCTTCATATCCGTGTTTTTGAACTAGTTTGTCATACACTTAAATATGatggattagggtttctaaTGTTCAACATAAGTTGTAATTAAGACTAAAGTTGCACATGATTGTTTGGTTCAGTGGCACTCAATACAAGTAAATAAGAAGAACGACTTGACTCAATACAAGTAACTCAAAAATGAAATTTCGTAAGAGGCAAAAGGTGTTCCAGCTGTTACTAGAGTTGAACAAGAAATATGATCCACAGCCACAGTTTCTTTCTAAGAAACTGTTAATGAACCCCACTGATCCACCTAAACAAGAATATAATGTCATGTGTTAACAAATTGTTGGGGATGCTCTAAGTTTTCTACATAAGATTGCATGATGAGGCGCAACTTTCATGTCAAAGGTTTACGATCACAATAGCACCATGTACTCACGATACAATAGCATCTTGTACTCACAGGATTTGACCGGTCAAACTCAGAGCTCACCAGGAACATCACCTTtacttctctctgtctctg
This genomic interval from Malus domestica chromosome 05, GDT2T_hap1 contains the following:
- the LOC103435279 gene encoding uncharacterized protein, with protein sequence MAQPMEISQSGAFVRAPSVFRNFISRDPNSQFPAEPGRYHLYISYLCPWACRCLAYLKLKGLEKAISFTSVKPKWERTKESDEHMGWVFPASDTEVAGAEPDPLNGAKTIRELYDLASTHYTGKYTVPVLWDKKLKTIVNNESSEIIRMFNTEFNDIAENASLDLYPPHLQSQIDQTNEWIYNMINNGVYKCGFARKQEPYDEAVKELFEALDKCEEILSKQRYLCGNTMSEADIRLFVTLIRFDEAYAVNFKCNKKLLREYPNLFNYTKDIFQVPGVSSTVNIDHIKRGYYNIAAINPFGIIPVGPHIDYSSPHDRDRFST